The following proteins come from a genomic window of Leopardus geoffroyi isolate Oge1 chromosome A3, O.geoffroyi_Oge1_pat1.0, whole genome shotgun sequence:
- the LOC123580395 gene encoding tyrosine-protein phosphatase non-receptor type substrate 1-like — protein sequence MLNTCFVLPPGVAGEAELQVIQPEKLVSVTAGETATLHCTLTSLAPVGKIRWFRGTGPDRELIFSFGGYPHSPRVTNVSDATRRNAMDFSIRISNITPADAGTYYCVTFQKGAREVEFKSGPGTQVTVSRRRAGSPGKDLELSPSLLVALSLGPKLLLLVSVSAIYGHRKRWIDCESWTRKTEPGDPGGK from the exons ATGCTAAATACCTGCTTTGTTCTCCCTCCAGGTGTGGCAGGTGAGGCGGAGCTGCAGGTGATCCAGCCCGAGAAGCTGGTGTCTGTCACAGCTGGAGAGACAGCCACTCTGCACTGCACCCTGACCTCCCTGGCCCCCGTTGGGAAAATCAGGTGGTTCAGGGGGACGGGGCCAGACCGGGAGTTAATCTTCAGTTTCGGAGGGTACCCTCACTCCCCTCGAGTAACAAATGTTTCAGACGCCACAAGGAGAAACGCCATGGACTTTTCCATCCGCATCAGTAACATCACCCCAGCAGACGCTGGAACCTACTACTGTGTGACGTTCCAGAAAGGGGCCCGTGAGGTGGAGTTTAAGTCTGGACCAGGCACCCAGGTCACTGTGAGCA GAAGGAGAGCTGGCAGCCCGGGAAAAG ACCTAGAactctctccttcactcttggTGGCTCTCTCCCTGGGCCCCAAGCTGCTGCTGctcgtctctgtctctgccatctATGGCCACAGGAAGCGATGGATTGACTGTGAGTCATGGACAAGGAAGACAGAGCCAG GTGACCCAGGAGGAAAATAG